A region from the Spirochaeta thermophila DSM 6192 genome encodes:
- a CDS encoding RCC1 domain-containing protein, with translation MKRAVVFVMMMLVGVGVVSGDEWKREWVGEWVKVMEGVREVAADWISSVVLKEDGSLWGVGRLAKRLMRREGEEELRKWVKIREWGGVEDVAMGGGHILVLKGDGTVWGIGSNTYGQLGLVEEDRWDREKWVRMEWVKVAEGVVKIAACAMHSFVIKEDGSLWVGGWEEDTDFGVEPAMNWKEGMGWKKVMEGVVDVATGESHALALKADGSVWVVGTNFAGQLGVGERRWREEWTKVMEGAKAVGAGKWHSFVIKEDGSLWGAGDNRVGQVGLRVKEKDYVRSEDYVWRWTKVFEGVKEVSSGYAVTLALKEDGSVWVPEETVLGKVGRERDPEYPWVKVMEGVKAVETGELYAFVLKEDGSLWGIGENGYGQLGIEGVEGE, from the coding sequence ATGAAGAGAGCAGTGGTGTTCGTGATGATGATGCTGGTGGGGGTGGGAGTGGTGAGTGGGGACGAGTGGAAGAGGGAGTGGGTGGGGGAGTGGGTGAAGGTGATGGAGGGGGTGAGGGAGGTGGCGGCTGATTGGATCAGTTCGGTGGTGCTGAAGGAGGATGGGAGCTTGTGGGGGGTGGGGCGGTTGGCGAAGCGGCTGATGAGGAGGGAGGGGGAGGAGGAGTTACGGAAGTGGGTGAAGATACGGGAGTGGGGTGGGGTGGAGGACGTAGCCATGGGCGGAGGTCACATTCTGGTGTTGAAGGGGGATGGGACTGTGTGGGGGATAGGGTCGAACACGTATGGGCAGCTTGGGCTTGTGGAGGAGGACAGATGGGACAGGGAGAAGTGGGTGAGGATGGAGTGGGTGAAGGTGGCGGAGGGGGTGGTGAAGATCGCAGCGTGTGCGATGCACTCGTTTGTGATCAAGGAGGATGGGAGTCTGTGGGTAGGGGGATGGGAAGAGGATACGGACTTTGGAGTGGAGCCTGCGATGAATTGGAAGGAGGGGATGGGGTGGAAGAAGGTGATGGAGGGGGTGGTGGACGTGGCGACAGGGGAGTCTCACGCGCTGGCGTTGAAGGCGGATGGGAGTGTGTGGGTGGTGGGGACTAACTTTGCGGGGCAGCTTGGGGTGGGGGAGAGGAGGTGGAGAGAGGAGTGGACGAAGGTGATGGAGGGTGCGAAGGCGGTGGGGGCGGGGAAGTGGCACTCGTTTGTGATCAAGGAGGATGGGAGCTTGTGGGGTGCGGGAGACAACCGGGTAGGGCAAGTGGGGTTGAGGGTGAAGGAGAAGGACTATGTGAGGAGCGAGGATTATGTGTGGAGGTGGACAAAGGTATTTGAGGGAGTGAAGGAGGTGAGTTCTGGATACGCTGTGACGCTTGCGTTGAAGGAGGATGGGAGTGTGTGGGTGCCGGAGGAAACGGTGCTTGGGAAGGTGGGGAGGGAACGGGATCCTGAGTATCCATGGGTGAAGGTGATGGAGGGGGTGAAGGCGGTTGAGACAGGGGAGCTGTACGCGTTTGTGCTGAAGGAGGATGGGAGCTTATGGGGGATAGGGGAGAATGGGTATGGGCAGTTGGGGATTGAGGGAGTGGAAGGGGAGTAG
- a CDS encoding tetratricopeptide repeat protein, with protein sequence MVELLQPYSSSHHPPLLLLYAKSAILAGHPDLAIPPLTRLLKLSPSHTDARIWLIRAHIARGDLTTAKHLLLALLPLNREDPRLAYLEGLIAEKEGRLQDAILSYHRAALFETELAKTYVALGGLYFRFLQYEKAREYIEKAHSILPPEHPLSRPLTELTESLNLSRSGGTPP encoded by the coding sequence GTGGTGGAACTCCTCCAACCCTACTCCTCTTCGCATCACCCACCCCTCCTCCTCCTCTATGCAAAGTCCGCCATACTTGCAGGACATCCGGATCTTGCAATCCCACCTCTCACACGCCTCCTCAAACTCTCACCCTCACACACCGACGCCCGCATATGGCTCATACGGGCTCACATCGCCCGAGGAGACCTCACCACCGCCAAACACCTCCTTCTCGCCCTCCTCCCTCTCAATCGAGAAGACCCCCGCCTCGCCTATCTCGAGGGACTTATTGCAGAAAAAGAAGGCAGACTCCAGGATGCCATCCTCTCCTATCACAGGGCTGCACTCTTCGAAACAGAGCTCGCAAAGACCTACGTTGCCCTAGGAGGACTGTACTTCCGCTTCCTCCAGTACGAAAAGGCCCGAGAATATATCGAAAAAGCCCACAGCATCCTTCCCCCCGAACACCCCCTCTCCCGACCCCTCACGGAACTCACGGAAAGTCTCAACCTCTCACGATCAGGAGGAACACCCCCATGA
- a CDS encoding TolC family protein gives MKLSISLPSAPVPFALDTSFDHTPQQSHGRTISTQISTPRTLDFLISPQEVALQETLLLKQKEEKEKDLAFSLTQLLEEYHWARKQIDLLRKGISLEERKYEILETEVELGKTTRIDLVKAQNDLLQQKLSELNYVLQLLMRERNMERILGITPGSLISLEAEE, from the coding sequence GTGAAGTTGAGCATATCCCTCCCCTCCGCTCCGGTACCTTTTGCTCTGGACACTTCCTTTGACCACACCCCCCAACAATCCCACGGCCGCACCATCTCCACCCAGATATCAACTCCCCGAACCCTCGATTTCCTCATCTCACCACAGGAAGTCGCGCTCCAAGAGACACTTCTCCTCAAACAAAAAGAAGAAAAGGAAAAGGATCTCGCCTTCTCCCTCACCCAGCTGCTCGAGGAATACCACTGGGCGAGGAAACAGATCGATCTCCTGAGAAAAGGGATATCACTCGAAGAACGAAAGTATGAGATCCTCGAGACAGAGGTAGAACTGGGGAAAACCACCAGAATCGACCTGGTGAAAGCCCAGAACGATCTTCTGCAACAAAAGCTCTCGGAGCTCAATTACGTGCTCCAGCTCCTCATGAGGGAGAGGAACATGGAACGCATCCTGGGAATCACCCCCGGAAGCCTCATCTCCTTGGAGGCAGAAGAATGA
- a CDS encoding efflux RND transporter periplasmic adaptor subunit, translating to MNRTTFLLLVGVLLSLAGCGERAPERTGSSVVPVVEVRRVHMEKVEPVITSFGTVTYTQKADVTTQVDGTLERFFKEEGERVREGEPVARLSNIQLEIRKIQAQSALKSAEAQARLAEARYRDALLQAETRFLSLEKLLVQRESLLHDIATLEKEYQDRKILFEAGGIPEDTLRDAENALLKARNELKILEKNIETASIGLRDEDILSAGFPLPTSFDERKKLLIRLNTRVEEAQVEVAKAQVEVARAEIQSVEALSDETILRSPIDGVLGTRYVEPGEYLKENTRVCTIFSSEDAWVVFSIPEKEALLLKEGLEANIHVEALDQTLTGRIDAISPFVDPKTGNVTVKARLPRFLREARPGMFARVSVKTGTTVDRILLPKEALLHEEGDKGEVFVVRNNHIFRRTLTLGVSRENKKEVLEGLNEGELVVINPSPLLREGQEVEVVEIE from the coding sequence ATGAATCGGACCACATTCCTCCTTCTTGTGGGAGTCCTTCTCTCTCTTGCTGGATGCGGGGAAAGGGCCCCTGAGAGGACAGGATCCTCAGTCGTCCCTGTAGTAGAGGTGCGCCGTGTTCACATGGAAAAGGTAGAACCGGTGATCACTTCATTCGGAACCGTCACCTATACCCAGAAGGCCGATGTTACCACCCAGGTGGACGGGACCCTCGAACGGTTTTTCAAAGAAGAAGGCGAACGAGTGAGGGAAGGAGAACCTGTGGCCCGACTCTCCAATATCCAACTGGAAATCAGAAAAATCCAGGCCCAGAGTGCCCTAAAGAGCGCGGAGGCCCAGGCCCGGCTTGCCGAGGCAAGGTACCGGGATGCACTCCTTCAAGCCGAGACCAGGTTCCTCTCTCTTGAAAAGCTCCTCGTACAACGGGAGTCTCTCCTCCATGACATCGCTACGCTGGAAAAAGAATACCAAGATAGAAAGATTCTCTTCGAGGCCGGAGGAATTCCAGAGGACACGCTCAGAGATGCTGAAAACGCACTTCTTAAAGCCCGCAATGAACTGAAGATACTGGAGAAAAATATCGAAACCGCCTCCATTGGCCTGAGGGACGAGGATATCCTCTCGGCGGGGTTTCCTTTACCAACCTCCTTCGATGAAAGGAAAAAACTCCTCATACGACTCAACACCCGGGTGGAAGAGGCCCAAGTAGAGGTGGCCAAGGCCCAGGTTGAAGTCGCAAGGGCGGAGATCCAATCGGTAGAAGCCTTGTCGGACGAGACGATCCTCCGAAGCCCTATCGACGGAGTACTCGGTACGCGGTACGTAGAGCCGGGGGAATACCTGAAGGAAAACACCCGCGTCTGTACCATCTTCTCATCAGAGGATGCGTGGGTTGTCTTCTCGATTCCGGAGAAGGAGGCCCTTCTCCTCAAAGAAGGCCTGGAGGCGAATATACACGTCGAAGCACTCGACCAGACGCTCACCGGAAGGATTGACGCTATCTCCCCCTTCGTCGACCCTAAGACGGGTAATGTTACGGTAAAGGCAAGACTCCCTCGCTTCCTCAGAGAGGCCCGCCCTGGTATGTTCGCCCGTGTGTCGGTAAAAACGGGCACTACCGTGGATCGCATCCTCCTTCCCAAAGAGGCCCTTCTCCACGAAGAGGGGGATAAAGGGGAGGTGTTTGTGGTACGAAACAATCATATCTTCCGACGCACTCTCACCCTGGGGGTATCCCGGGAGAACAAAAAAGAAGTGTTGGAGGGACTCAATGAAGGGGAACTGGTGGTCATCAACCCCTCTCCCCTCCTCCGCGAAGGCCAGGAGGTGGAGGTGGTGGAAATCGAGTAA